GGCTGCAGGCGCATTGGCCTGCGGAGTCACTCCGCCTGCAAATTCGAGGAGTTCGGCAGCTGTTGTAACACCGCGCTCAATGGGGAATACGCCCGGAAAGTTGGCTTCCCCTTCCACGCGGGCGGCAAAGTTGTTACGCCGCTCAGCATCAAAGCCTACAACAATGCGGTCGTTGGGCAGCAGGGGGAAATCGGAGGGATCCGTCACGGTAATCCGCTGCATACCGTTCATGGTAAAGCGCTGAACTTCAATTCTGTCGCTGTCTGCGTCAAAGGTAAGCCCGCCTGCAATGCGAAGGAGGTTTTCAACCGTGTCATCGGGCTTATAGTCTGCCGTAAACGGACTCATCACCGAGCCCGAAACCGAGACCTGCGGCGCAAATTCCTGCCGCTTGCGCACTACAACTACGTCGCCGTGCTTGAGTTCCGGGTTGCCTTCCAGCAGGCCGCCAATGCTGTAAGAGACGAGATCACCCTGCACCGTTTCTCCGCCGCTTCTCCGAATTTCGACGCCCCTGAACGCAAAGCGCCCGTTGAGGATGAAATCCCGGCTCAGATTCGGCAGCTCGGCCGGGCTGCGAACGTTCATCCGGCTCATGTCCGGACGGACAGCACCACGGCGGAGGTCATCGGCATCCTTTTCAAAAAAAGCGGGCAGCACAGCCTGATCAAGCCGGGTGTGCGCAGGCATAAAGTAAGAGCCGGGATTCGGCACATCACCTGTAACGTGCACGGTTATCTGACGCGGCCGCTCTACAGTGAAGGTTGCTTCGGTATCGCGAAACGTGCTTCGAACCAGCGCATTGACGGCATCCTGCGCTTCACCAATCAGCATATTGCTCACATTAACGGAGCCAATATTGGGCAGGGTCAGCATCCCCTGCGGATTCACATGCAGCCCGCGGAAAGTGCCGCTTTGGTTGCCGGTCAGCACAACTGTAACGAGATCCCCGGGACCTACGCGGTAGGTAGCAGGATCAATCGCATCCCCGGACAGGCGGGTCATCCCAAGGTTAATCCCAAACTGATCCAAAAAATAAAAGCTGCCCGACACGCCGCTCATATCCATAGGAGAAGTCTGAATCGGGTTTACCTGTTGTGCCCGGCGTTGCATCAGGTCCTGACTCTGACGCGACATTGCAGGTTCAGCAATAGCAAGCAGCAGGATAAGCAGGGCAGTACAGAAGGCTAATACACGGGCATTAAGGATATTAGCAGAAAAAGGAGGCATCAAAATAGACAGGGTCAAGAAAAAGATGGCGGTTTCGGATAGGCTGAAGTTTGATCGCTGATTTACCGGCCTGAAAACGTACGGATTCTACCTGTTCAGACCTGCGAGGTTCCCGTTTATGCAGGAATCATGCATTTGTTCAATCAGCTTCATTAACTTCCAAATATACCCAAACTGTTTTTTGGATAAAACCACAGTTGAACAGGTATACGCTGTGCTATTTGGGGAATTAGATGAAGGGTGATTTAGAGCATAACACATGGCGAAACACAGCCGCGCGCATTTTTTTTCGCAGGGCTTTATTTTTCCGTATATTCCCACAATTCATATTACAATATAAAGCTTTGAAATGAACATCAGCCTGATCGTGAATGCAGATATCCCCGAACGGTGCGTAGCTACGCGTCAGATTCAGGATATTCTGACAGGTCAGCGGCAGCAGGTATTGCTGCATGAGGCGCTCATTAACCGGCTTGAAGTGTCCGCCTCCCCCTATGTTCAAAGCTTTGCTACCGAGCAGGAAGCCGTAGCACAAAGCGATGTGGTCATCTCCGTTGGCGGCGACGGCACCATGCTGCACACCGCCCGGCTTACTGCTGAGACCGGCAAGCCCATTCTGGGAATTAACGTCGGCAAGCTGGGTTTCCTGGCCGATACGCAGCTTCCGCAGGCTGAAGAAGCCATCCGGCAGCTCATCGGCGGACAGTGGGAAACCGAAAGCCGTTTCACCCTGAAAGCACGGGCCGCCGGCAGCACCGAGGACTTTTTTGCCCTGAATGAATTTCTGTTCACGCGGCAGTCCGCTGTTTCCATGATCACGCTGGAAGTCTTTTTCGGCGATCAGAAAGTGAACAAATACTGGGCCGACGGCCTCATCGTTGCAACGCCGACCGGTTCAACGGCCTACAACCTCTCAGCAGGCGGCCCCATTTTGCTGCCTGAGGTGCCGGTTATGGTCATCACGCCGGTTTGTCCGCACGCGCTCACTACGCGCTCCCTGGTGATGCCCGCAAACCGCAGCATCCGGATTCGCGCAGTGCCGCCCGAGCAGCAAATTTTATTTTCGAATGACGGTAAAATTTGTAACCTTACCGAAAATCAGCCGCTTGATATTCAAATAGAACGCAGTGAATTTGATGTCCGGCTTGTTAAACTTCCCGGCCGCAATTATTTCGAGACCCTGCGGGAAAAACTCATGTGGGGCATGGACCTCCGCGACTAAACCTGCAGCAGTGGCCTTATAAAACCAATCTGAACACTACCCTTCAACCAATAGTATTACCTTAAAACCGAAAAATATTATGAAAATCACAGTAGTAGGAGCCGGCGGAAACGTAGGCTCAACCGCAGCCCTTACCGTAGCCCAGCGTAACTTTGCCAAGCAGGTCGTAGCTATCGACCTCGAGAAAAAAGACGGCGAAAAAACTTTCTATCCGGCTAAAGGCCGTGCCCTTGATCAGTGGCAGACCGCCCCGATTCACGGCTTCAGCACCCATCTTTTCGGCAGCAGCAACTACGAAGACACCAAAGGCTCTGACATCTGTATCATCACCGCCGGTGTACCGCGCCGCCCGGGTATGAGCCGCGACGACCTTCTGAGCATCAATGCCAATATCGTGAAAAGCGTAACCGAGCAGCTCGTTGCACACTCGCCTGATACCATCATCATTGTGGTTTCCAACCCGCTTGATGTGATGACCTACGTAGCCTGGAAAGCTTCCGGACTGCCATCTTCCAAAGTGATGGGCATGGCCGGTATCCTTGATACCGCCCGCTACTGCGCATTCCTCGCTGAAGAGCTCAACGTTTCCCCGAAAGACATTCAGTGCCAGATTCTGGGCGGTCACGGCGATACCATGGTTCCGCTGCCCCGCTACACAACCGTTTCCGGTATCCCGATTCGTCAGCTCATTTCTGACGAAAAACTCAACGCCATCATCGAGCGCGCCAAAGTGGGCGGCGGTGAACTCGTAGGCCTTATGGGCACCTCCGCCTGGTACGCACCGGGTGCCGCTGCCGCACAAATGGCCGAAGCCATTGCCCTCGATGAAAACCGCATCTTCCCGTGCTCCGCATGGCTGACCGGCGAGTTTGGCCACAAAGACCTCTACATCGGCGTTCCGGTTAAACTGAACCGTCAGGGTATCAGCGAAATCGTACAAATTGATCTCGACGCCGACGAGCAGAAGCTGTTCGACGACTCCGTAGCTTCGGTCCGCACCGCACTTGAAGACCTCGAGCGCATCATGAAGTAAGCCTGCGTAACGCAATCTTATTTTCGATGAGCGGGAAGGAAAGGCCTCAGCGCCTGAATCCAAT
This genomic stretch from Cyclonatronum proteinivorum harbors:
- a CDS encoding polysaccharide biosynthesis/export family protein, encoding MPPFSANILNARVLAFCTALLILLLAIAEPAMSRQSQDLMQRRAQQVNPIQTSPMDMSGVSGSFYFLDQFGINLGMTRLSGDAIDPATYRVGPGDLVTVVLTGNQSGTFRGLHVNPQGMLTLPNIGSVNVSNMLIGEAQDAVNALVRSTFRDTEATFTVERPRQITVHVTGDVPNPGSYFMPAHTRLDQAVLPAFFEKDADDLRRGAVRPDMSRMNVRSPAELPNLSRDFILNGRFAFRGVEIRRSGGETVQGDLVSYSIGGLLEGNPELKHGDVVVVRKRQEFAPQVSVSGSVMSPFTADYKPDDTVENLLRIAGGLTFDADSDRIEVQRFTMNGMQRITVTDPSDFPLLPNDRIVVGFDAERRNNFAARVEGEANFPGVFPIERGVTTAAELLEFAGGVTPQANAPAARLTRNRASWEPVPDFLNPFAYEADRIRRGSDQLLEGFQYLQLEDSLGQNIVHIDLSDPEQLAQVRIYENDVLHIPRDQQSVFVFGQVMNAGFYTFTEGVSAQEYIRRAGGFALASDPDRVFVIKAGSYAWLPPGETTLQSGDLIFVDRQPFESLDMVRENEFRRREMRNRNIQLVMTGIATITSVITAYVAITR
- the mdh gene encoding malate dehydrogenase — encoded protein: MKITVVGAGGNVGSTAALTVAQRNFAKQVVAIDLEKKDGEKTFYPAKGRALDQWQTAPIHGFSTHLFGSSNYEDTKGSDICIITAGVPRRPGMSRDDLLSINANIVKSVTEQLVAHSPDTIIIVVSNPLDVMTYVAWKASGLPSSKVMGMAGILDTARYCAFLAEELNVSPKDIQCQILGGHGDTMVPLPRYTTVSGIPIRQLISDEKLNAIIERAKVGGGELVGLMGTSAWYAPGAAAAQMAEAIALDENRIFPCSAWLTGEFGHKDLYIGVPVKLNRQGISEIVQIDLDADEQKLFDDSVASVRTALEDLERIMK
- a CDS encoding NAD(+)/NADH kinase, with product MNISLIVNADIPERCVATRQIQDILTGQRQQVLLHEALINRLEVSASPYVQSFATEQEAVAQSDVVISVGGDGTMLHTARLTAETGKPILGINVGKLGFLADTQLPQAEEAIRQLIGGQWETESRFTLKARAAGSTEDFFALNEFLFTRQSAVSMITLEVFFGDQKVNKYWADGLIVATPTGSTAYNLSAGGPILLPEVPVMVITPVCPHALTTRSLVMPANRSIRIRAVPPEQQILFSNDGKICNLTENQPLDIQIERSEFDVRLVKLPGRNYFETLREKLMWGMDLRD